One stretch of Streptomyces sp. NBC_01142 DNA includes these proteins:
- a CDS encoding efflux RND transporter permease subunit, which yields MSWLSRFSLSQRALIGLMSIVAIAFGAIAIPQLKQQLLPSIELPMVSVLAPYQGASPDVVEKQVVEPLESTIKAVDGVKGITSTASEGNAVIMASFEYGDGSKQVVADVQQAVNRARAQLPENVDPQVVAGSTDDMPTVVLAVSSDKDPQALADQLERTVVPALEDIDGVGQVSIDGVQDLQVSVTPDDKKLAAAGLNTGSLAEALKSGGATMPAGSFSEDGKSRTVQVGGGFTTLKQIEDLRVSPEKGKPVRLGDIATVKQEESERVSITRTNGKPSLAVMATMDNDGSAVAISDAVHDKLPGLRKDLGSGAELAVVSDQGPAVSKSISGLTTEGALGLLFAVIVILVFLASIRSTLVTAVSIPLSVVLALIVLWTRDLSLNMLTLGALTIAIGRVVDDSIVVLENIKRHLGYGEERQSAIITAVKEVAGAVTSSTLTTVAVFLPIGLVGGMVGELFGSFSLTITAALLASLLVSLTVVPVLSFWFLRAPKAVRGIDPDEARRKAEEKEARSALQRMYVPVLRFATRRRITSVVLALVVLFGTFGMAGLLKTNFFDQGEQEVMSIKQELAPGTSLDAADASAKKVEKVLDGIDEIKDYQVTVGSSGFMAAFGGGTGANQASYQLTLKDASSYEKTRDRIDEELGKLDGIGDTTIAAGDGFGSQDLSVVVKASDPDTLKKASEAVRAEVAGLDDVTDVQSDLAQSIPRISVKANAKAADAGFNDTTLGLAVGQAVRGTPSGKAILDDSERDVVITSANPAKTIAELRSLPLGPVELGDIADVKLVPAPVSMTRIDGSRAATISAKPTGDNTGAVSASLQSKLKSLDLPEGATAGIGGVSEDQDDAFASLGLAMLAAIAIVFMLLVATFRSLIQPLILLVSIPFAATGAIGLLIATGTPLGVPAMIGMLMLIGIVVTNAIVLIDLINQYRAQGLGVVEAVIEGGRHRLRPILMTALATIFALLPMALGVTGEGGFIAKPLAVVVIGGLITSTLLTLLLVPTLYAMVELRKERRAKKKAAKRASKSDPAAEPAESESPDPEPAKV from the coding sequence ATGTCCTGGCTGTCCAGATTCAGCCTGTCGCAACGGGCCCTGATAGGTCTGATGTCGATCGTCGCGATCGCCTTCGGAGCGATCGCCATCCCTCAGCTCAAGCAGCAGCTGCTGCCCTCCATCGAACTCCCGATGGTCTCGGTGCTGGCCCCCTACCAGGGCGCATCCCCGGACGTGGTCGAGAAGCAGGTCGTCGAACCGCTCGAGAGCACCATCAAGGCCGTCGACGGCGTCAAGGGCATCACCTCCACGGCGAGCGAGGGCAACGCCGTGATCATGGCCAGCTTCGAGTACGGAGACGGCTCCAAGCAGGTCGTCGCCGATGTGCAGCAGGCCGTGAACCGGGCCCGCGCCCAGCTCCCCGAGAACGTCGACCCGCAGGTCGTCGCCGGTTCGACGGACGACATGCCGACCGTCGTCCTCGCCGTCAGCTCCGACAAGGACCCGCAGGCCCTCGCCGACCAGCTGGAGCGCACCGTCGTCCCGGCCCTGGAGGACATCGACGGCGTCGGTCAGGTCTCCATCGACGGCGTCCAGGATCTCCAGGTCTCCGTCACCCCCGATGACAAGAAGCTCGCGGCGGCCGGCCTGAACACCGGCTCGCTCGCCGAGGCGCTGAAGTCGGGCGGCGCGACCATGCCGGCCGGCTCCTTCTCCGAGGACGGCAAGAGCCGGACCGTACAGGTCGGCGGCGGCTTCACCACGCTGAAGCAGATCGAGGACCTGCGGGTGTCCCCCGAGAAGGGCAAGCCCGTACGCCTCGGCGACATCGCCACGGTGAAGCAGGAGGAGTCCGAGCGGGTCTCCATCACCCGTACGAACGGCAAGCCGAGCCTCGCCGTCATGGCCACCATGGACAACGACGGCAGTGCCGTCGCCATCTCCGACGCGGTGCACGACAAGCTGCCCGGGCTGCGCAAGGACCTGGGCTCCGGCGCCGAGCTGGCCGTCGTCTCCGACCAGGGCCCGGCCGTCTCCAAGTCGATCTCCGGACTGACCACCGAGGGCGCGCTCGGCCTGCTCTTCGCGGTCATCGTGATCCTGGTCTTCCTGGCCTCGATCCGCTCCACCCTGGTCACGGCGGTGTCCATCCCGCTCTCGGTCGTCCTCGCGCTGATCGTGCTGTGGACCCGCGACCTGTCGCTCAACATGCTCACCCTGGGCGCGCTCACCATCGCGATCGGCCGCGTCGTCGACGACTCGATCGTGGTCCTGGAGAACATCAAGCGGCACCTCGGCTACGGCGAGGAGCGGCAGAGCGCGATCATCACCGCGGTGAAGGAGGTCGCGGGAGCGGTCACGTCCTCGACGCTGACCACTGTCGCGGTGTTCCTGCCCATCGGCCTGGTGGGCGGCATGGTCGGCGAGCTCTTCGGCTCCTTCTCGCTCACCATCACCGCGGCTCTGCTGGCCTCGCTGCTGGTGTCGCTGACCGTCGTCCCGGTCCTGTCGTTCTGGTTCCTGCGCGCGCCGAAGGCCGTACGGGGCATCGACCCGGACGAGGCCCGGCGCAAGGCGGAGGAGAAGGAAGCGCGCAGCGCGCTCCAGCGGATGTACGTCCCCGTGCTGCGGTTCGCGACCCGTCGCCGCATCACCAGCGTCGTCCTCGCGCTCGTCGTGCTCTTCGGCACCTTCGGCATGGCCGGGCTGCTGAAGACCAACTTCTTCGACCAGGGCGAGCAGGAGGTCATGTCCATCAAGCAGGAGCTGGCCCCCGGCACCAGCCTGGATGCGGCCGACGCCTCCGCGAAGAAGGTCGAGAAGGTCCTCGACGGTATCGACGAGATCAAGGACTACCAGGTCACCGTCGGCTCCTCCGGTTTCATGGCGGCCTTCGGCGGCGGGACGGGCGCCAACCAGGCCTCGTACCAGCTGACCCTGAAGGACGCCTCGTCGTACGAGAAGACCCGTGACCGCATCGACGAGGAACTGGGCAAGCTCGACGGCATCGGCGACACGACGATCGCGGCGGGCGACGGCTTCGGCAGCCAGGACCTGAGCGTCGTGGTCAAGGCGTCCGACCCGGACACGCTGAAGAAGGCGTCCGAGGCGGTACGGGCCGAGGTGGCCGGGCTCGACGACGTCACCGACGTCCAGAGCGACCTGGCGCAGAGCATCCCGCGTATCTCGGTCAAGGCCAACGCCAAGGCGGCGGACGCCGGCTTCAACGACACCACGCTGGGCCTGGCCGTCGGCCAGGCGGTGCGCGGTACCCCGTCGGGCAAGGCGATCCTGGACGACTCCGAGCGTGATGTCGTCATCACCTCGGCCAATCCGGCGAAGACGATTGCCGAACTCCGTTCGCTGCCCCTGGGCCCGGTCGAGCTCGGCGACATCGCCGACGTCAAGCTGGTCCCCGCCCCGGTCTCGATGACCCGGATCGACGGCTCACGGGCCGCGACGATCTCGGCGAAGCCGACCGGCGACAACACCGGCGCGGTCAGCGCCTCGCTCCAGAGCAAGCTCAAGTCCCTGGACCTTCCCGAGGGCGCGACCGCCGGCATCGGCGGCGTCTCGGAGGACCAGGACGACGCCTTCGCCTCGCTGGGGCTGGCGATGCTGGCGGCGATCGCGATCGTCTTCATGCTCCTGGTCGCGACATTCCGGTCGCTGATCCAGCCGCTGATCCTGCTGGTCTCCATCCCGTTCGCGGCGACGGGCGCGATCGGCCTGCTGATCGCGACGGGCACCCCGCTGGGCGTACCGGCGATGATCGGCATGCTGATGCTCATCGGCATCGTGGTCACCAACGCGATCGTCCTGATCGACCTGATCAACCAGTACCGGGCCCAGGGCCTGGGCGTGGTGGAAGCGGTCATCGAGGGCGGCCGCCACCGGCTGCGTCCGATCCTGATGACGGCCCTGGCGACGATCTTCGCGCTGCTCCCGATGGCGCTGGGCGTCACGGGCGAGGGCGGGTTCATCGCCAAGCCGCTGGCGGTGGTGGTGATCGGTGGCCTGATCACCTCCACGCTGCTGACGCTGCTGCTGGTCCCGACGCTCTACGCGATGGTGGAGCTCCGCAAGGAGCGGCGCGCGAAGAAGAAGGCGGCGAAGCGCGCGTCGAAGTCGGACCCGGCTGCCGAGCCGGCGGAGAGCGAGTCCCCGGACCCGGAACCGGCGAAGGTCTGA
- a CDS encoding response regulator transcription factor: protein MTIRVLLADDQALLRSAFRVLVDSEPDMDVVGEAADGAEAVALARSVKADVVLMDIRMPGTDGLAATRMISQDPELANVRVVMLTTFEVDEYVVQSLRAGASGFLGKGAEPDELLNAIRIAAAGDALLSPVATKGLIAKFLAQGGGSDDERESKAYSERLAALTVREREVLVLVGGGHSNDEIAERLEVSPLTVKTHVNRAMAKLGARDRAQLVVIAYESGLVRPRVE, encoded by the coding sequence ATGACGATCAGGGTGCTGCTCGCCGACGACCAGGCGCTGCTGCGCAGCGCGTTCCGGGTGCTGGTGGACTCCGAACCGGACATGGACGTCGTCGGGGAGGCCGCGGACGGCGCCGAGGCGGTCGCCCTCGCCCGTTCCGTCAAGGCCGATGTCGTTCTGATGGACATCCGGATGCCCGGTACGGACGGACTCGCCGCAACCCGCATGATCAGCCAGGACCCCGAACTCGCCAACGTACGCGTCGTCATGCTCACCACCTTCGAGGTGGACGAGTACGTCGTGCAGTCGCTGAGGGCCGGCGCCTCGGGTTTCCTCGGAAAGGGTGCGGAACCGGACGAACTGCTCAATGCCATCCGTATTGCCGCCGCGGGGGATGCGCTGCTGTCCCCGGTCGCGACCAAGGGGCTTATCGCCAAATTCCTTGCGCAGGGCGGTGGTTCGGACGACGAGCGGGAGTCGAAGGCGTACTCCGAGCGGCTCGCCGCGCTCACCGTACGCGAGCGCGAAGTCCTCGTCCTGGTCGGCGGCGGCCACTCCAACGACGAGATCGCGGAGCGTCTCGAGGTCAGCCCGCTCACCGTCAAGACCCATGTGAACCGGGCGATGGCGAAACTCGGTGCTCGCGACCGCGCGCAATTGGTTGTCATTGCGTACGAATCGGGCCTGGTACGTCCAAGGGTGGAGTGA
- a CDS encoding sensor histidine kinase, producing MTSLATGFARSQRWLRAHPLAFDGALAAGVLACMITGSFADPNGPHGPEFGGRTPELRSVVLMVLVAGALVFRRRNPMAVLVFTGAVSVVELIAGDPAAPVAMGAVIALYTVASRTDRPTTWRVGLLTMAVLTGTAMFFGSTPWYTQENLGIFAWTGMAGAAGDAVRSRRAFVDAIQERAERAERTREEEARRRVAEERLRIARDLHDVVAHHIALVNVQAGVAAHIMDKRPDQAKEALAHVREASRSALNELRATVGLLRQTGDPEAPTEPAPGLDVLDGLVTTFRQAGLPVEVARADDGIRLPAAVDLAAYRIIQEALTNVRKHAGADAKAEVSVVRVGTTVEVTVLDNGAGTEGPQDGGGHGLLGMRERVTALGGTLVAGPRYGGGFRVQAILPLKTRTGEDR from the coding sequence GTGACCTCACTCGCCACCGGGTTCGCCCGCTCCCAGCGCTGGCTGCGCGCGCACCCGCTGGCCTTCGACGGCGCGCTGGCCGCGGGCGTACTGGCCTGCATGATCACCGGCTCCTTCGCCGACCCGAACGGACCGCACGGGCCGGAGTTCGGCGGCCGTACCCCCGAGCTGCGCAGCGTCGTGCTGATGGTCCTGGTCGCCGGCGCCCTCGTCTTCCGCCGCCGCAACCCGATGGCCGTGCTCGTCTTCACCGGCGCGGTCTCCGTCGTCGAGCTCATCGCGGGCGACCCGGCCGCCCCGGTCGCCATGGGCGCGGTGATCGCGCTCTATACGGTCGCCTCCCGCACCGACCGCCCCACCACCTGGCGGGTCGGCCTGCTGACCATGGCGGTGCTGACCGGCACCGCCATGTTCTTCGGCTCGACCCCCTGGTACACCCAGGAGAACCTCGGCATCTTCGCCTGGACCGGAATGGCGGGGGCGGCGGGGGATGCCGTACGCAGCCGTCGCGCCTTCGTCGACGCCATCCAGGAGCGGGCCGAGCGCGCCGAGCGCACCCGCGAGGAAGAGGCGCGCCGCCGCGTCGCCGAGGAGCGGCTGCGCATCGCCCGCGACCTCCACGATGTGGTCGCTCACCACATCGCTCTGGTCAACGTGCAGGCGGGCGTCGCCGCGCACATCATGGACAAACGGCCCGACCAGGCCAAAGAAGCCCTCGCCCATGTGCGGGAGGCCAGCCGCTCCGCGCTCAATGAACTGCGGGCCACGGTCGGTCTGCTCCGCCAGACCGGCGACCCGGAGGCCCCCACCGAACCGGCCCCGGGACTCGATGTCCTCGACGGGCTGGTCACCACCTTCCGCCAGGCCGGTCTGCCGGTCGAGGTGGCCCGTGCCGACGACGGCATACGGCTGCCCGCGGCCGTCGACCTCGCCGCCTACCGGATCATCCAGGAGGCGCTGACCAATGTGCGCAAGCATGCGGGCGCGGACGCGAAGGCCGAGGTGAGCGTGGTGCGGGTGGGCACGACCGTGGAGGTCACCGTGCTGGACAACGGTGCGGGGACCGAAGGCCCCCAGGACGGTGGAGGCCACGGTCTGCTCGGTATGCGCGAGCGCGTCACCGCACTGGGCGGCACCCTCGTCGCGGGCCCCCGCTACGGCGGCGGCTTCCGCGTGCAGGCGATACTGCCCCTCAAGACCCGCACGGGGGAGGACAGATGA
- a CDS encoding PspA/IM30 family protein, with protein sequence MSGVMKRMGMIFRAKANKALDRAEDPRETLDYSYQKQLELLQKVRRGVADVATSRKRLELQLNQLQGQSSKLEDQGRKALALGREDLAREALSRRASLQQQVSDLETQHTTLQGEEEKLTLAAQRLQAKVDAFRTKKETIKATYTAAQAQTRIGEAFSGISEEMGDVGLAIQRAEDKTAQLQARAGAIDELLASGALDDQSGMAKDDIAAELDRISGGTDVELELQRMKAELAGGSSSKQAIEGGAAGQQDAAQQQNTPHKFDKQ encoded by the coding sequence ATGAGCGGTGTCATGAAGCGTATGGGGATGATCTTCCGCGCGAAGGCAAACAAGGCCCTTGACAGGGCCGAGGATCCGCGCGAGACCCTCGATTACTCGTACCAGAAGCAGCTGGAGCTGCTTCAGAAGGTGCGCCGCGGAGTCGCCGATGTGGCGACTTCCCGCAAGCGGCTCGAGCTGCAGCTGAACCAGCTGCAGGGCCAGTCGTCCAAGCTGGAGGACCAGGGCCGCAAGGCGCTGGCACTGGGCCGCGAGGACCTGGCGCGCGAGGCGCTGTCCCGTCGCGCCTCGCTCCAGCAGCAGGTCAGTGACCTGGAGACGCAGCACACGACGCTGCAGGGCGAGGAGGAGAAGCTCACTCTCGCGGCGCAGCGGCTGCAGGCCAAGGTCGACGCCTTCCGTACGAAGAAGGAGACGATCAAGGCCACCTACACGGCGGCCCAGGCGCAGACCCGGATCGGTGAGGCCTTCTCCGGCATCTCCGAGGAGATGGGCGACGTCGGCCTGGCGATCCAGCGGGCCGAGGACAAGACCGCACAGCTCCAGGCGCGGGCCGGTGCGATCGACGAGCTGCTCGCCTCCGGCGCCCTGGACGACCAGTCCGGAATGGCGAAGGACGACATCGCCGCCGAGCTGGACCGCATCTCCGGTGGTACTGATGTAGAGCTGGAACTGCAGCGGATGAAGGCCGAGCTCGCGGGCGGCTCGAGCTCCAAGCAGGCGATCGAGGGCGGCGCAGCGGGCCAGCAGGACGCCGCACAGCAGCAGAACACCCCGCACAAGTTCGACAAGCAGTAG
- a CDS encoding DUF3043 domain-containing protein, producing the protein MFRSRSKEEKAAPTDKVTPDLSKQPRDPEAPKGRPTPKRSEAQGQRRRASSGPVDRKEAMKRQREARRSDLAKQREALASGDERYLPARDKGPVRRFVRDYVDSRFCIAEFFLPLAVVILVLSMVRVGSLQNIALLLWLGVIVMIVIDSIGLAMRLKKQLRERFPNEPKRGAVAYGLMRTLQMRRLRLPKPQVKRGERP; encoded by the coding sequence GTGTTCCGTAGCCGTTCCAAGGAAGAGAAGGCCGCCCCCACCGACAAGGTGACGCCGGACCTCTCCAAGCAGCCCCGCGACCCCGAGGCCCCCAAGGGCCGCCCGACGCCCAAGCGCAGTGAGGCACAGGGCCAGCGACGCCGTGCCTCCAGCGGGCCGGTCGACCGCAAGGAGGCGATGAAGCGCCAGCGGGAGGCCCGCCGTTCGGACCTGGCCAAGCAGCGCGAGGCCCTCGCCAGCGGCGACGAGCGTTACCTGCCGGCCCGTGACAAGGGACCGGTCCGGCGCTTCGTCCGCGACTACGTCGACTCGCGCTTCTGCATCGCCGAGTTCTTCCTGCCGCTCGCCGTGGTGATCCTGGTGCTGAGCATGGTCAGGGTCGGCTCGCTGCAGAACATCGCGCTGCTGCTCTGGCTCGGCGTCATCGTCATGATCGTCATTGACTCGATCGGGCTGGCGATGCGGCTGAAGAAGCAGCTGCGCGAGCGCTTCCCGAACGAGCCGAAGCGCGGTGCCGTCGCCTACGGCCTGATGCGTACTCTCCAGATGCGCCGACTGCGCCTGCCCAAGCCGCAGGTCAAGCGCGGAGAGCGGCCCTGA
- a CDS encoding bifunctional 2-polyprenyl-6-hydroxyphenol methylase/3-demethylubiquinol 3-O-methyltransferase UbiG, which yields MRNTVRQELVARQLDEQIAARYPVGQRLRILDVGMGQGTQALRLARAGHAVTGIEADHEMLTAARESLAGEPAGIRERVRLIEGDGRDTGVHFLPGSFDVVLCHGVLMYVQEPDGLLAGLARMLAPGGLLSLLVRNADALAMRPGLAGDWQAALTAFDTDTYADRLGLPVRADRLEALTATLAGIAAPLHAWYGVRVFTDNVAHDSELPAGELERLLAAEDRAGRTEPYRGVATLLHLCGVRG from the coding sequence CTGCGCAACACCGTCCGCCAGGAGCTTGTCGCCCGTCAGCTCGACGAGCAGATAGCCGCCCGCTACCCCGTGGGGCAGCGGCTGCGGATCCTCGACGTCGGCATGGGCCAGGGCACCCAGGCGCTGCGGCTGGCGCGGGCCGGGCACGCGGTGACCGGCATCGAGGCCGATCACGAGATGCTCACGGCGGCCCGTGAGTCGCTGGCCGGCGAGCCGGCCGGGATCCGCGAGCGGGTCCGGCTGATCGAGGGCGACGGCCGGGACACCGGGGTGCACTTCCTGCCCGGCAGCTTCGACGTGGTGCTCTGCCACGGGGTCCTGATGTACGTCCAGGAGCCGGACGGGCTGCTCGCCGGCCTGGCCAGGATGCTGGCGCCGGGCGGCCTGCTCTCGCTGCTCGTGCGCAACGCGGACGCGCTGGCCATGCGGCCGGGGCTGGCCGGGGACTGGCAGGCTGCGCTGACCGCCTTCGACACCGACACGTACGCCGACCGGCTCGGGCTTCCGGTGCGCGCGGACCGTCTGGAGGCCCTGACGGCGACGCTGGCGGGGATCGCCGCGCCGCTGCACGCCTGGTACGGGGTGCGGGTCTTCACCGACAACGTCGCCCACGACAGCGAACTGCCGGCCGGTGAGCTGGAGCGGCTGCTGGCGGCGGAGGATCGCGCGGGCCGCACGGAGCCGTACCGCGGTGTCGCGACGCTGCTGCACCTGTGTGGCGTACGCGGCTGA
- a CDS encoding ABC transporter ATP-binding protein, with protein MTTSETAAETTPKLSARETWRALYVHFRPHRWVVALGAFFTLIGAATGLAQPLAAKTLVDRLGEDASIAGILVLLTALVVLGTAIESVGAYVLERTAESVVLAARRTLIGRLLRLRLPEVERTQPGDLMSRVTSDTTLLRAVTTQSIVSAATGGLAFLATIVMMGLMDAVLLGVTLGVIVLIGGAVGLVMPKIAQATRRAQEAVGEISTVLERAFGAFRTLKASGAEERETAVIEKAAQEAWRHGVRSAKWQSVAWSSVGLAVQVSFLAVLGIGGARVASGAISISTLVAFLLYLFFLIDPVSRLVEAASQYQVGSAAIARIVEAERLETEELTAPAGAAGTGPADVIFKDVTFRYREDLPYVHHGVSFEVPGAGMTAFVGPSGAGKTTIFGLIERFYEADGGRITIDGTDIREWPLADLRAAIGYVEQDAPVLAGTLRENLVFAAPDASEEQIREVLVRARLDSLVERLPDGLETVVGHRGSKLSGGERQRVAIARALLRRPRLLLLDEATSQLDAVNEMALRDVVTEVSREVTVLVVAHRLSTVTLADRIVVMDAGKVRAVGTHSELVAADPLYGELAATQFLASAPGSA; from the coding sequence GTGACAACTTCAGAAACCGCCGCTGAAACGACCCCCAAGCTCTCCGCCCGTGAGACCTGGCGGGCCCTGTACGTGCACTTCCGCCCGCACCGCTGGGTCGTGGCGCTGGGCGCGTTCTTCACCCTGATCGGCGCCGCGACCGGGCTGGCGCAGCCGCTGGCCGCCAAGACCCTGGTCGACCGGCTCGGCGAGGACGCCTCGATCGCCGGGATCCTGGTGCTGCTCACCGCGCTGGTGGTGCTCGGCACGGCGATCGAGTCGGTCGGCGCGTACGTCCTGGAGCGCACCGCCGAGTCCGTGGTGCTCGCCGCCCGGCGCACCCTGATCGGGCGCCTGCTGCGGCTGAGGCTGCCGGAGGTCGAACGGACCCAGCCGGGCGATCTGATGTCCCGGGTCACCTCGGACACGACGCTGCTGCGCGCGGTCACCACCCAGTCGATCGTCTCCGCCGCGACCGGCGGGCTCGCCTTCCTCGCGACCATCGTGATGATGGGCCTGATGGACGCGGTGCTGCTGGGCGTGACGCTGGGGGTGATCGTGCTGATCGGCGGCGCGGTCGGGCTGGTGATGCCGAAGATCGCGCAGGCGACGCGGCGTGCGCAGGAGGCGGTCGGGGAGATCTCCACCGTGCTGGAACGGGCCTTCGGAGCCTTCCGTACGCTCAAGGCCTCGGGCGCCGAGGAGCGCGAGACGGCGGTCATCGAGAAGGCGGCGCAGGAGGCCTGGCGGCACGGCGTACGGTCCGCGAAGTGGCAGTCGGTGGCCTGGTCCTCGGTGGGGCTCGCCGTACAGGTGTCCTTCCTGGCAGTGCTGGGGATCGGCGGCGCTCGGGTCGCATCCGGCGCGATTTCCATCTCCACGCTCGTCGCCTTCCTGCTCTATCTCTTCTTCCTGATCGACCCGGTGTCACGGCTGGTGGAAGCGGCTTCGCAGTACCAGGTGGGCTCGGCGGCGATCGCGCGGATCGTGGAGGCGGAGCGCCTGGAGACGGAGGAACTGACCGCTCCGGCGGGGGCCGCCGGCACGGGGCCGGCCGACGTGATCTTCAAGGACGTCACCTTCCGCTACCGGGAGGACCTCCCGTACGTGCATCACGGCGTCTCCTTCGAGGTCCCCGGGGCCGGGATGACGGCGTTCGTCGGGCCTTCGGGCGCGGGCAAGACGACGATCTTCGGCCTGATCGAGCGGTTCTACGAGGCGGACGGCGGCCGGATCACCATCGACGGCACGGACATACGCGAGTGGCCGCTGGCCGATCTGCGGGCCGCGATCGGCTATGTCGAGCAGGACGCTCCGGTGCTGGCGGGGACGCTGCGCGAGAACCTGGTCTTCGCCGCGCCGGACGCGAGCGAGGAGCAGATCCGGGAGGTGCTCGTGCGGGCCAGGCTGGACTCGCTCGTTGAGCGGCTGCCGGACGGGCTGGAGACGGTGGTCGGGCACCGCGGCTCCAAGCTCTCGGGCGGCGAGCGGCAGCGGGTGGCGATCGCGCGGGCGCTGCTGCGCCGGCCCCGGCTGCTGCTCCTGGACGAGGCGACCTCGCAGCTCGACGCGGTCAACGAGATGGCACTGCGCGACGTGGTGACGGAGGTGTCGCGCGAGGTGACCGTGCTGGTGGTGGCGCACCGGCTGTCGACGGTGACGCTGGCGGACCGGATCGTGGTGATGGACGCGGGGAAGGTGCGGGCGGTGGGGACGCACAGTGAGCTGGTGGCGGCGGATCCGCTGTACGGGGAGCTGGCGGCCACTCAGTTCCTGGCGTCGGCGCCGGGGTCAGCCTGA
- a CDS encoding bifunctional adenosylcobinamide kinase/adenosylcobinamide-phosphate guanylyltransferase: protein MELTLLGTGAPAGLPRPDCPCAVCATARGPLARAATALLVDGALLLDLTPGAALAAARSGHSLVGVRQVLLTHPHNGPAVDLPAGLPAAGRVPDGRELTLISGHRVRAVPMDNPGTGYEVISPEGERLLYLPPGGSPAGLAEGLAAYGMVVADVIGRPDAVARLRAAGAIGSTTDVIAVHIDHDVPGGDELTRRLAAAGARTVPDGTTLIVGEYHAVPDVPRRTLVTGGARSGKSLEAERRLETFADVLYVATSGRREGDTEWAARVSQHRERRPNSWRTTETCDLVPLLAEDGPPMLIDCLSLWLTDAMDEVGAWDDTTWAADGERALRERVAELIAAVRQTSRTVVAVTNEVGSGVVPATASGRRFRDELGRLNAAFAAECEHVLLVVAGQVLPLRG from the coding sequence GTGGAACTCACTCTGCTCGGCACCGGCGCCCCCGCCGGACTCCCCCGCCCCGACTGTCCCTGTGCCGTCTGCGCCACCGCCCGCGGGCCCCTGGCGCGGGCCGCGACCGCGCTGCTCGTGGACGGGGCGCTGCTGCTCGATCTCACTCCCGGAGCCGCCCTCGCCGCCGCGCGGTCCGGGCATTCCCTCGTCGGCGTACGGCAGGTTCTGCTGACGCATCCGCACAACGGGCCCGCCGTGGATCTGCCCGCCGGGCTGCCCGCGGCCGGGCGGGTGCCGGACGGGCGGGAGCTGACCCTGATCAGCGGGCACCGGGTGCGGGCCGTGCCGATGGACAACCCCGGGACGGGGTACGAGGTGATCTCCCCGGAGGGCGAGCGGCTCCTCTATCTGCCCCCCGGCGGATCGCCCGCCGGCCTCGCGGAGGGGCTGGCGGCATACGGCATGGTCGTCGCCGATGTCATCGGGCGCCCCGACGCCGTGGCCCGGCTGCGTGCCGCGGGGGCGATCGGGTCCACGACCGATGTCATCGCCGTGCATATCGACCACGACGTGCCGGGCGGCGACGAGCTGACCCGCCGGCTCGCGGCGGCGGGCGCGCGGACCGTGCCGGACGGGACGACCCTGATCGTCGGTGAGTACCACGCCGTACCGGATGTCCCGCGCCGCACCCTGGTGACCGGCGGCGCCCGCTCGGGCAAGTCGCTGGAGGCCGAGCGGCGGCTGGAGACCTTCGCCGACGTGCTGTACGTCGCGACGAGCGGCCGTCGCGAGGGGGACACCGAGTGGGCGGCCCGGGTCTCGCAGCACCGTGAGCGCCGGCCCAACTCGTGGCGTACCACCGAGACCTGTGATCTCGTGCCGCTGCTGGCCGAGGACGGGCCGCCGATGCTGATCGACTGCCTCTCGCTCTGGCTCACCGACGCGATGGACGAGGTGGGCGCATGGGACGACACGACGTGGGCGGCGGACGGCGAGCGTGCGCTGCGCGAGCGGGTCGCCGAACTGATCGCGGCGGTGCGGCAGACCTCGCGAACGGTCGTCGCGGTGACGAACGAGGTCGGCAGCGGCGTGGTGCCCGCCACCGCCTCGGGCCGGCGCTTCCGTGACGAACTGGGCCGTCTCAACGCCGCCTTCGCCGCGGAGTGCGAGCACGTCCTGCTGGTCGTCGCGGGCCAGGTGCTCCCCCTGCGCGGCTGA